In a genomic window of Porphyromonadaceae bacterium W3.11:
- a CDS encoding acyl-CoA dehydrogenase, translating into MDFKMTPQEELFLQMITEFAEKEVKPLAAEIDEQERFPIETVEKMRKLGLMGINIPKEYGGAGSTNQIYSRAVEELSRVCATTGVVVSAHTSLCCDPIQIFGTEEQKQKYLPKLASGEWIGAFGLTEPNAGTDAAGQQTFAVEEDDHYVLNGNKIFITNAEYAHVYIIFAMTDKSKGNRGISAFIVEKDFPGFSVGKKELKMGIRGSATCELIMENCIVPKENLLGKIGEGFKVAMKTLDGGRIGIAAQALGIARGAMDETVKYTKERKQFGRSLSKFQNTQFQLADLDARIECASLLVRKAAWCKDNGESYSVPAARAKLYAAETAMEMTTKAVQFHGGYGYTREYPVERMMRDAKITEIYEGTSEVQRMVIAGALLK; encoded by the coding sequence ATGGACTTTAAGATGACTCCACAAGAGGAGCTATTCTTGCAGATGATAACTGAGTTCGCGGAAAAAGAGGTAAAGCCTCTGGCTGCTGAAATAGATGAGCAAGAAAGGTTTCCTATAGAAACTGTTGAAAAAATGCGTAAGCTGGGATTGATGGGAATCAACATACCTAAAGAGTATGGAGGTGCTGGCAGTACTAATCAAATCTACTCAAGAGCGGTAGAAGAGCTTAGTCGTGTCTGTGCTACCACTGGTGTAGTAGTTTCCGCACACACTTCTCTATGCTGCGATCCTATTCAAATTTTTGGTACAGAAGAACAAAAACAAAAGTACCTACCTAAATTAGCATCAGGTGAATGGATCGGTGCATTTGGTTTGACAGAACCTAATGCGGGTACAGACGCTGCTGGTCAGCAAACATTCGCAGTAGAAGAAGATGACCACTATGTCCTTAACGGTAATAAGATATTTATTACTAACGCAGAGTATGCTCATGTGTACATTATCTTTGCAATGACTGATAAGAGCAAAGGTAATAGAGGTATTTCTGCTTTCATCGTAGAGAAGGACTTCCCTGGATTTAGCGTGGGTAAGAAGGAGCTAAAGATGGGAATTCGTGGTTCGGCTACATGTGAGTTGATAATGGAGAACTGCATTGTACCTAAAGAAAATCTACTCGGTAAGATTGGCGAGGGATTCAAGGTGGCGATGAAAACGCTAGATGGCGGTAGAATTGGTATCGCAGCACAGGCACTAGGTATCGCAAGAGGTGCTATGGATGAAACTGTTAAGTACACAAAGGAGAGAAAACAGTTTGGTAGGAGTCTGTCAAAGTTCCAGAATACGCAGTTCCAGCTAGCTGATCTTGATGCACGAATCGAATGTGCATCACTACTAGTGAGAAAAGCGGCTTGGTGTAAAGATAATGGAGAGTCTTATTCTGTACCAGCTGCACGAGCTAAGCTTTATGCCGCTGAAACAGCAATGGAGATGACAACTAAGGCAGTACAATTCCATGGCGGATATGGTTATACCCGTGAGTATCCAGTTGAGCGTATGATGCGTGATGCAAAGATCACTGAGATATACGAAGGAACTAGTGAGGTACAGCGTATGGTAATTGCCGGAGCTTTATTGAAGTAA
- the yedF gene encoding sulfurtransferase-like selenium metabolism protein YedF, translated as MAIEIDTRGKLCPLPLILFRQGLAAHPEETTFVILTDNPTSCGNLKDFITDYGFDFSEETKDSFTTLTVEVTPDARTKKRNTAINNNEPRKETSEGVTIQIEKNRMGEGADELGEVLILAFLNALLGAERLPKEVICYNSGVLLALKGTPTAEKLMELEKKGVKIILCGTCVDYYEVKNELALGQITNMLTIYEHLSAASRIVKP; from the coding sequence ATGGCAATAGAAATTGACACTCGAGGTAAACTTTGTCCACTACCTTTAATCCTATTTAGGCAAGGACTAGCGGCACATCCTGAGGAAACGACATTCGTAATTTTAACTGACAACCCCACCTCATGTGGTAATCTTAAAGATTTTATCACAGATTATGGCTTTGACTTTTCAGAGGAAACAAAGGATAGCTTTACAACCCTTACGGTAGAGGTTACACCTGATGCTAGAACTAAGAAAAGAAATACAGCGATCAATAATAACGAGCCAAGAAAAGAGACCTCGGAAGGGGTAACCATTCAGATAGAAAAGAATAGAATGGGAGAGGGTGCTGATGAACTTGGTGAAGTACTCATCCTAGCATTTCTTAACGCCCTACTAGGAGCTGAACGTTTACCAAAAGAAGTTATTTGCTATAACTCTGGCGTACTACTTGCTCTTAAGGGGACTCCAACAGCGGAGAAACTGATGGAGCTTGAGAAGAAAGGTGTAAAGATTATCCTGTGTGGTACCTGCGTTGATTACTACGAGGTTAAAAACGAATTAGCCCTTGGACAAATCACCAATATGCTCACAATATACGAGCACTTATCAGCTGCGTCCAGAATTGTAAAGCCATAA
- the selD gene encoding selenide, water dikinase SelD, giving the protein MNKDIILDLLEECSYGGCSAKVDPAELATLLSDIPLPVSPNLLVGTSTHDDAGVYKVNDDLALIFTTDFFPPMVSDPYTFGRIAATNALSDIYAMGGMPLLSLNLMHYPASRLPLEGMKQILLGGQSAIDESGALTVGGHTIEDDTPQYGLAVVGTVHPDEVITNDGAKAGDLLILTKPLGIGTLIAGHRLELAKDTDYERALHSMMQLNKGGMEVMKKYGIKGATDVTGFGLAGHGLELAQASDVKIELYAEAIPSLDGVIELLDTGCIPGAAFRNLKYVGEELSRHANPSINYLITDAQTSGGLLMSVPYDKASAILSDLKESGYHKAAIIGEVKEYSEKIDTARIIVK; this is encoded by the coding sequence ATGAATAAAGATATAATATTAGACTTATTAGAGGAGTGTAGCTATGGCGGCTGTTCGGCTAAGGTTGATCCAGCAGAGCTTGCCACTCTACTATCTGATATACCGCTCCCGGTATCTCCTAATCTACTTGTTGGGACCTCTACTCATGATGATGCGGGAGTATATAAGGTTAACGATGACCTTGCACTCATCTTTACAACGGACTTTTTTCCACCAATGGTTTCGGACCCATACACTTTTGGTCGGATAGCAGCAACGAATGCTCTTAGTGACATCTACGCAATGGGAGGAATGCCACTCCTTTCGCTTAATTTGATGCATTACCCAGCTTCACGACTTCCATTAGAAGGGATGAAGCAGATTCTGCTAGGTGGTCAGAGTGCTATTGATGAGAGTGGTGCTCTTACTGTCGGGGGGCATACCATTGAGGATGATACACCACAATATGGTTTAGCTGTGGTAGGGACAGTTCACCCAGATGAAGTCATCACTAATGATGGAGCCAAAGCTGGAGACCTCCTTATCCTCACTAAGCCACTGGGTATCGGGACACTCATTGCTGGACATCGTCTGGAATTGGCAAAGGATACTGATTATGAAAGAGCATTACACTCCATGATGCAACTCAACAAAGGGGGCATGGAGGTAATGAAAAAATACGGTATAAAGGGTGCAACGGATGTAACAGGCTTTGGGTTAGCTGGTCATGGACTCGAATTGGCACAAGCGTCTGATGTGAAGATAGAGCTTTACGCTGAGGCGATACCCTCACTTGATGGGGTTATTGAGTTACTTGACACAGGCTGTATCCCTGGCGCTGCTTTTCGTAATCTTAAATACGTGGGTGAAGAATTATCTCGCCATGCCAACCCTTCAATTAATTATCTAATCACTGACGCACAAACATCTGGCGGACTACTAATGAGTGTGCCTTATGATAAGGCCTCAGCCATCCTCAGTGACCTGAAAGAATCTGGCTATCACAAAGCAGCTATCATAGGCGAAGTAAAGGAGTACTCAGAAAAAATTGACACTGCTCGTATCATCGTCAAATAA
- a CDS encoding electron transfer flavoprotein subunit alpha/FixB family protein, protein MENYKGIQVFAEQREGVIQNVAFELIGKARELADSINEQVTAVLIGHNISDLTNTLIAAGADRVLVVDDEMVKDYTTEAYAEAVTQIVNEYKPEIFLLGATTIGRDLGPRLSARLHTGLTADCTSLEMSEERELMMTRPAFGGNLMATIMCTEHRPQMSTVRPGVMRRRESDPNRKGEVVIVNVKFDVEKCNKVRLIRKEREESTLVDITEANVLVSGGRGVGTQGGFSKLVDLADVLHAEVSSSRAMVDAGIIGHERQVGQTGKTVRPDLYIAAGISGAIQHLAGMEDSEFIIAINKDKFAPIFQVADLGVVADLHKVLPILTEKVKAVQAKKK, encoded by the coding sequence ATGGAAAACTATAAAGGAATTCAGGTCTTTGCTGAACAGCGCGAAGGCGTTATACAAAATGTGGCTTTTGAGTTGATCGGAAAGGCTCGTGAGCTTGCAGATTCTATTAATGAACAAGTGACCGCAGTCCTTATCGGACATAATATCAGTGATTTAACTAATACTTTGATTGCAGCTGGTGCTGATAGGGTGTTGGTTGTTGATGATGAGATGGTTAAGGATTACACCACTGAGGCTTATGCTGAGGCGGTGACTCAAATTGTGAATGAGTACAAGCCAGAGATTTTTCTTCTAGGTGCTACTACCATCGGTCGTGATTTAGGACCACGTCTATCTGCTCGTCTTCATACAGGACTTACAGCTGACTGTACTTCTCTAGAGATGAGTGAGGAGCGTGAACTTATGATGACTCGTCCTGCATTTGGTGGTAACCTCATGGCAACCATTATGTGTACTGAGCATCGTCCTCAGATGTCTACAGTACGTCCAGGGGTAATGCGTCGTCGTGAAAGTGACCCAAATCGCAAAGGCGAGGTGGTCATTGTTAATGTGAAGTTTGACGTCGAGAAATGTAATAAGGTACGTCTCATCCGTAAGGAACGTGAGGAAAGCACCCTTGTTGATATTACAGAGGCAAATGTCCTTGTATCTGGTGGTCGTGGTGTCGGGACTCAGGGCGGATTCTCTAAGCTGGTTGATCTCGCAGACGTACTACATGCAGAAGTCTCCTCGTCACGTGCGATGGTTGATGCTGGTATCATAGGGCATGAAAGACAGGTGGGACAGACTGGTAAAACTGTTCGCCCTGACCTATATATAGCAGCTGGTATCTCTGGTGCTATCCAGCACCTTGCAGGTATGGAGGATTCTGAATTTATTATTGCTATTAATAAGGATAAATTTGCTCCAATATTCCAGGTTGCAGACCTAGGAGTGGTTGCAGACCTTCATAAGGTGTTACCTATTCTGACCGAAAAGGTTAAAGCCGTACAGGCAAAAAAGAAATAA
- the mnmH gene encoding tRNA 2-selenouridine(34) synthase MnmH, whose translation MNDIKRSKVLLLDVRTPSEYEEAHIPGALNLPLFTDEERANVGTTYKQVSREEAILLGLSYVGPRMSDMVRQTTQLMGQYQSDEVELYCARGGMRSASVAWLLGFYGLNVRVRPGGFKSYKALLPEFCSRIKNLVLLEGPTGSGKTIVLEALEQLGGQVIDLEGIAQHHGSAFGNIPGVAQQRSNEMIACLLIEKLSSFDLDRPIFLESESKKVGSREVPDPLFDLMKQAGRIRLETPIEIRIDLIVKQYGGLNQEYLLTAFDKIRRRLGHEACDKAKAAVVDGNLSEAVRIALGYYDKAYQKSGNKLWCDKMLGSIPYEGDALSSASQILKMFP comes from the coding sequence ATGAATGATATAAAGAGATCTAAAGTGCTTCTACTGGATGTTAGGACACCCAGTGAATACGAAGAGGCACACATACCAGGGGCTCTGAACTTACCCCTATTTACAGATGAAGAGCGTGCCAATGTCGGCACCACATATAAGCAAGTGTCACGCGAAGAAGCTATATTGCTAGGTCTGAGTTATGTAGGGCCACGCATGAGTGATATGGTAAGGCAAACGACCCAACTGATGGGCCAATATCAGTCAGATGAGGTGGAGCTGTACTGTGCTAGAGGAGGTATGCGTAGTGCATCTGTTGCGTGGTTATTGGGATTCTATGGACTTAATGTAAGGGTTAGACCAGGGGGATTTAAGAGCTATAAGGCTCTATTACCTGAGTTTTGTAGTCGTATAAAGAACCTAGTGCTGCTCGAAGGACCGACAGGAAGTGGGAAGACCATCGTCTTAGAGGCTCTAGAGCAGTTAGGTGGGCAGGTGATAGACCTTGAAGGTATCGCACAGCACCACGGTTCCGCCTTTGGGAATATCCCTGGCGTGGCTCAGCAGAGATCAAATGAGATGATCGCCTGTCTTTTGATTGAAAAACTCTCATCTTTTGATCTTGACCGCCCTATTTTCTTAGAGTCTGAGAGCAAAAAGGTAGGCTCCAGAGAAGTACCTGATCCCCTCTTTGACCTTATGAAGCAAGCTGGCAGGATAAGGCTTGAGACCCCCATAGAGATACGAATTGACCTCATCGTAAAGCAGTATGGGGGCCTGAATCAGGAATACCTACTGACTGCCTTCGATAAAATTCGCAGACGATTAGGACATGAAGCCTGTGATAAAGCAAAAGCAGCGGTCGTGGATGGTAACTTATCAGAGGCCGTTCGGATCGCACTTGGATATTACGACAAAGCTTATCAAAAATCAGGTAATAAACTTTGGTGCGATAAAATGCTAGGCTCTATTCCTTATGAAGGAGATGCATTATCATCGGCAAGTCAA
- a CDS encoding aminotransferase class V-fold PLP-dependent enzyme, which translates to MLTEPDTIYLDNASTSYPKPNAVHEVLAHYYDKPIGSYGRNGDLNTIRTAGVIEDLRDLLASKIGADGLGSHMIFTHNSTDGINRVLNGLPPLQPHEVVISPMEHNSVTRPLYAKLRGQSPLILPHLTDGGINIEMLYEFLEECKKSTSIKLVILNEMSNVNGVTQPIAEVIKTFREAFPESQILIDASQSFPYTQPLLTQLLPDFLVMTGHKGSLGPTGTGALFILHPESLTPSVQGGNGYRSEEQAISPYMPDRFEAGTLNMLGLTAWYAALTSLESIHIEREVWLEHLIKVKSIPGIKVYSSNDSETQGPLYSIRSEKFTPSQLGDQLMHRYHISTRSGLHCAPLAHRSLGTLPEGTTRISISALTPNSYLETLYQSLYELHQ; encoded by the coding sequence ATGCTCACTGAGCCTGATACCATATACTTAGATAATGCCTCAACTAGCTACCCAAAGCCCAATGCTGTGCATGAGGTGCTAGCCCATTACTATGATAAGCCTATCGGCTCATACGGGAGAAATGGCGACCTAAACACTATTCGGACCGCAGGTGTGATAGAAGACCTTCGTGATTTACTAGCCTCGAAAATTGGAGCTGATGGACTGGGGAGCCACATGATATTCACCCATAATTCCACTGATGGTATCAATAGGGTGTTAAATGGACTTCCTCCTCTACAGCCTCATGAAGTAGTGATATCACCTATGGAGCACAACTCCGTAACTCGGCCTCTATATGCTAAGCTTAGAGGACAGTCGCCCCTTATCTTACCTCATTTAACTGATGGAGGTATTAATATAGAGATGCTATATGAGTTTCTGGAAGAGTGTAAGAAGTCAACATCTATAAAGCTGGTAATCCTCAATGAGATGAGTAATGTTAATGGCGTTACTCAGCCTATTGCTGAGGTTATAAAGACTTTTAGAGAGGCCTTCCCAGAAAGTCAAATTCTTATAGATGCATCACAATCTTTTCCTTACACTCAGCCACTCCTCACACAACTTCTGCCTGACTTCCTTGTGATGACAGGCCATAAGGGTAGTCTGGGTCCGACAGGTACAGGTGCCTTATTTATTCTGCATCCTGAATCCCTCACTCCTTCTGTTCAAGGAGGTAATGGCTATCGCTCGGAAGAGCAAGCCATCTCCCCATATATGCCAGACCGTTTCGAAGCAGGCACGCTTAATATGCTTGGGCTAACTGCTTGGTATGCAGCATTAACGAGCTTAGAGAGCATACATATCGAGAGAGAGGTGTGGCTAGAGCATCTCATAAAGGTTAAGTCTATCCCAGGGATTAAGGTATATTCATCCAATGACTCTGAGACACAGGGACCGCTATACTCAATACGTTCTGAAAAGTTTACACCCTCACAACTAGGTGATCAGCTGATGCACCGCTACCACATTTCTACCCGTAGTGGTTTGCATTGTGCCCCATTAGCACATCGTTCATTAGGTACGCTTCCCGAAGGCACCACACGTATCTCTATCTCAGCACTCACCCCTAATTCATACCTAGAGACGCTTTACCAATCGCTTTATGAACTACATCAATGA
- a CDS encoding 3-hydroxybutyryl-CoA dehydrogenase yields the protein MKIAIIGNGTMGNGIAQAFAQGGFDVVMKGRREEALDRAKGNIDRSLSRLVSKGKMSEDDKDQILSRITTTLSINDVKDCGLVIEAVAEDMELKRQIFTELDEICQPDCILASNTSSLSITEIAACTNRPDKVIGMHFFNPVPVLKLVEVIRGQLTSDSVYEFISELSQKINKVPVQVTEAPGFLVNRLLIPMVNEGIAAYAEGVATKEEVDEAMKLGAGHPMGPLALADLIGLDVCLAIMEVLHSEFGDDKYRPHPLLRKMVRANLLGRKTGIGFYDYKK from the coding sequence ATGAAAATTGCAATTATCGGAAATGGAACAATGGGCAATGGTATTGCTCAAGCATTTGCTCAAGGTGGATTTGATGTGGTTATGAAAGGCCGCCGAGAAGAGGCTCTTGATCGTGCTAAAGGTAATATTGATCGTAGCTTGTCACGATTGGTTTCTAAGGGAAAGATGAGTGAGGACGATAAAGATCAAATCCTAAGTCGCATCACTACTACTTTATCTATAAATGATGTCAAAGATTGTGGCCTTGTTATCGAAGCCGTAGCAGAGGATATGGAATTAAAGAGGCAAATCTTTACAGAGCTAGATGAGATCTGCCAGCCTGATTGTATCTTAGCATCCAATACATCTTCATTATCTATTACTGAGATAGCTGCATGTACTAATCGTCCTGATAAAGTGATTGGTATGCACTTCTTTAATCCTGTACCAGTATTAAAGTTGGTAGAGGTAATTAGAGGACAATTGACTTCAGATTCAGTCTATGAATTTATTTCAGAGCTTTCCCAAAAAATTAATAAGGTACCTGTGCAAGTAACAGAGGCACCTGGATTCTTGGTAAACCGTCTTCTGATACCTATGGTTAATGAAGGTATTGCTGCGTATGCTGAGGGTGTAGCGACCAAAGAAGAGGTTGACGAAGCTATGAAGCTAGGTGCTGGACATCCTATGGGACCACTAGCATTAGCTGACTTGATTGGTCTGGATGTCTGCCTTGCTATTATGGAAGTTCTTCATAGCGAATTTGGAGATGATAAATATCGTCCACATCCATTACTTCGTAAGATGGTTCGTGCTAACCTTTTAGGTAGAAAGACTGGTATCGGATTCTATGATTACAAGAAATAA
- a CDS encoding electron transfer flavoprotein subunit beta/FixA family protein, with product MKIIVCIKQVPDTTEIKLDPVKGTLIREGVPSIMNPDDKGALEQALQFKDKYGAEVSVITMGPPQATAVIREAFAMGCDKGYLVTDRRFGGADTLATSYTLSQALKSIDYDIVLAGRQAIDGDTAQVGPQIAEQLDLPQVTYVEKVEFDGDKKLTVYKNVEEGHEVFEVELPCMLTFLASAYEPRYMNVADIMTAFDKEVITLTADSFEVDVTRLGLKGSPTRVRKSFTKGAKAMGTLHEDLTPEEAADLILEKMKEKFII from the coding sequence ATGAAAATCATTGTTTGCATCAAGCAAGTACCAGATACTACTGAGATCAAGTTAGATCCAGTAAAGGGGACCCTAATACGTGAAGGTGTTCCAAGCATTATGAACCCTGATGATAAGGGTGCACTCGAGCAGGCACTGCAATTTAAGGACAAATATGGTGCAGAAGTAAGTGTTATTACTATGGGACCACCACAAGCAACAGCTGTCATTCGTGAGGCTTTTGCTATGGGTTGTGATAAGGGATATCTTGTTACAGACCGGAGATTTGGTGGTGCTGATACATTAGCAACTAGTTATACTCTGTCTCAAGCACTTAAGTCTATCGATTATGATATTGTATTGGCTGGTCGTCAAGCTATTGATGGTGATACTGCACAAGTAGGACCACAGATTGCTGAGCAATTGGATCTTCCTCAGGTTACTTACGTTGAGAAGGTGGAGTTTGATGGTGATAAGAAGCTTACAGTATATAAGAACGTAGAGGAGGGGCATGAAGTATTTGAGGTTGAACTGCCATGTATGCTTACGTTCCTTGCTTCTGCGTATGAACCTCGCTATATGAATGTAGCTGATATCATGACTGCATTTGATAAGGAGGTTATAACTCTTACAGCTGATAGCTTTGAAGTAGATGTTACTCGTCTTGGATTGAAAGGCTCTCCAACACGTGTACGTAAGTCTTTTACTAAGGGTGCTAAAGCGATGGGTACCCTCCATGAAGACTTAACTCCTGAAGAGGCAGCAGATCTTATTTTGGAGAAAATGAAAGAGAAGTTCATCATTTAA
- a CDS encoding DUF3343 domain-containing protein produces MNYINDRFIIVFATTRAFIQGEKRVKEIPHQIINTPRSLYDQCGMCLCFSEELRSEVEKLLPCDSEDLIYMQAPDNENE; encoded by the coding sequence ATGAACTACATCAATGATAGATTTATCATCGTCTTTGCAACCACTAGGGCCTTTATACAAGGCGAAAAACGGGTTAAAGAGATTCCACACCAAATCATAAACACCCCACGTAGTCTGTACGATCAATGTGGTATGTGTCTCTGTTTTTCAGAAGAGCTTCGCTCGGAGGTGGAAAAACTACTACCATGTGATAGTGAAGACCTTATATATATGCAAGCACCAGATAACGAAAATGAATAA
- a CDS encoding enoyl-CoA hydratase-related protein, producing the protein MSEFKTIIKEVSGTICTLTLNRPKALNALSTEVLNELSMALEEVSKDSSIHVLILTGAGRSFVAGADISEMSQFSPEEALAFGQKGARVFRQIELLPIPVIAAVNGFALGGGCELAMACDIRYASDKAKFGQPEVGLGISPGFSGTQRLPRLVGTGVASELIFTARVIKAEEALAIGLVNKVVRAEELLPTVRALAEEISSKSPFAVAASKQAIQRGMQADIDTGIAIENYLFSYCFSSKEQKEGMEAFLENRKPDFQK; encoded by the coding sequence ATGAGTGAGTTCAAGACTATTATCAAAGAGGTGAGTGGTACTATATGTACCCTCACCCTTAATCGTCCTAAGGCTCTGAATGCACTTTCAACAGAGGTGCTCAATGAATTGTCCATGGCCCTAGAGGAAGTCTCAAAGGATTCTTCTATACATGTTTTGATTTTGACTGGTGCAGGACGTTCATTTGTAGCAGGAGCTGATATATCAGAGATGAGCCAGTTTTCTCCTGAAGAGGCACTTGCCTTTGGACAAAAAGGTGCACGTGTCTTTCGTCAGATAGAGCTGCTCCCTATACCAGTTATAGCAGCAGTTAATGGCTTTGCTCTAGGTGGTGGGTGTGAATTAGCGATGGCATGTGATATTAGATATGCATCGGATAAAGCTAAGTTTGGTCAGCCAGAGGTTGGGCTTGGTATTTCGCCAGGATTCAGTGGTACTCAACGCCTTCCTAGACTTGTCGGAACTGGTGTAGCTTCAGAATTAATATTCACTGCACGCGTTATAAAAGCCGAAGAAGCCTTGGCCATTGGTTTGGTTAATAAGGTTGTTCGAGCTGAAGAACTCTTGCCTACAGTAAGAGCATTAGCAGAAGAGATTTCTTCGAAATCACCTTTTGCGGTAGCTGCATCAAAGCAAGCTATCCAACGTGGTATGCAGGCTGACATCGACACTGGTATCGCTATTGAGAACTATCTTTTCAGTTACTGCTTTTCCTCTAAGGAACAAAAAGAAGGGATGGAGGCTTTCCTTGAAAATAGGAAACCTGATTTCCAAAAATAA
- a CDS encoding fumarate hydratase: protein MAGKEFKYQEMFPMDEDRTEYYLLTDQHVQCSTFEGETILKVDYEGIRQMAKQAFHDVNFYLREDHQKKVLKVLNDPESSENDKFVALTFLRNAEVSAKGRLPICQDTGTAIVLGKKGQRVWTNFDDAEAISHGIYDTYQEDNLRYSQNAPLSMFEEVNTGTNLPAQIDLMATQGDEYHFLCMAKGGGSANKTYLYQETKAILNPETLIPFLVEKMKSLGTAACPPYHLAFVIGGTSAEANLKTVKLASAKYYDELPTTGNELGHAFRDIELEERLLEEAHNIGIGAQFGGKYFAHDVRVIRLPRHGASVPVGIGVSCSADRNIKTKINKEGIWIEKMETNPARLIPEEYREGLEGQTVKVDLNRPMSEILAQLSQYPVSTRLSLSGTIIVGRDIAHAKLKERIEKGEGLPQYIKDHPIYYAGPAKTPEGMPSGSFGPTTAGRMDPYVDLFQSHDGSMIMIAKGNRSQQVTDACKKYGGFYLGSIGGPAAILAQESIKNVEVLEYPELGMEAIWKIEVEDFPAFILVDDKGNDFFKGLKPRKK, encoded by the coding sequence ATGGCTGGTAAAGAATTTAAATATCAAGAAATGTTCCCAATGGATGAAGATCGTACAGAGTATTATTTACTCACTGATCAACATGTCCAATGTAGTACCTTTGAAGGCGAAACTATCTTAAAAGTAGATTACGAAGGAATTAGGCAAATGGCTAAGCAAGCCTTCCACGATGTCAATTTTTATCTTCGTGAAGATCATCAAAAAAAGGTCCTAAAGGTACTCAATGATCCAGAGTCATCAGAAAATGATAAGTTCGTAGCTCTTACTTTTCTTAGAAATGCTGAAGTAAGTGCTAAAGGACGCTTGCCTATCTGCCAGGATACCGGTACGGCCATTGTTTTAGGAAAGAAAGGACAGCGAGTTTGGACAAACTTTGATGATGCAGAAGCAATATCTCACGGTATTTATGATACATATCAGGAGGATAATCTGAGATATTCTCAAAACGCACCTCTAAGTATGTTTGAGGAGGTTAATACTGGCACCAATCTACCTGCACAGATTGATCTTATGGCTACTCAAGGGGATGAGTATCACTTCCTATGTATGGCTAAGGGTGGAGGCTCTGCTAATAAGACCTATCTGTATCAAGAAACCAAGGCCATCCTCAATCCCGAAACATTGATCCCTTTCTTAGTTGAGAAGATGAAATCGCTCGGAACTGCTGCTTGCCCTCCATACCACTTAGCATTTGTTATAGGCGGTACATCCGCTGAAGCTAACCTGAAGACGGTTAAGCTGGCTAGTGCTAAGTATTATGACGAGCTTCCAACTACAGGAAATGAATTAGGACATGCATTCAGAGACATCGAGCTCGAAGAGCGCTTATTAGAAGAGGCCCATAATATTGGGATAGGAGCACAGTTTGGTGGAAAATACTTTGCTCATGATGTTCGGGTGATCCGTCTCCCAAGGCATGGAGCATCCGTTCCTGTAGGTATAGGTGTTAGTTGCTCTGCCGATAGAAATATCAAAACCAAGATTAATAAAGAGGGTATTTGGATTGAGAAGATGGAAACTAACCCAGCACGTCTCATCCCAGAAGAGTACCGAGAAGGGTTGGAGGGCCAAACTGTCAAGGTAGATCTGAATAGACCGATGAGTGAGATTCTGGCACAGTTGAGTCAATATCCTGTCTCTACCCGTCTATCTCTATCTGGTACTATTATCGTTGGTCGTGATATTGCACACGCCAAACTTAAAGAGAGAATTGAAAAGGGAGAGGGACTACCACAATACATCAAGGATCATCCTATCTATTATGCTGGTCCAGCCAAAACACCAGAGGGTATGCCTTCAGGCTCATTTGGTCCTACTACAGCAGGGAGAATGGATCCTTATGTCGATCTTTTCCAAAGTCATGATGGTAGCATGATTATGATAGCTAAGGGGAATAGGAGTCAGCAGGTAACCGATGCATGTAAGAAATACGGAGGCTTTTACTTGGGAAGTATTGGTGGTCCTGCAGCTATTTTAGCACAAGAGAGCATCAAGAATGTTGAGGTCCTTGAGTATCCAGAATTAGGCATGGAAGCTATATGGAAGATTGAGGTGGAAGATTTCCCTGCTTTCATCCTAGTTGATGATAAGGGCAACGACTTCTTCAAGGGTTTGAAACCTCGTAAGAAGTAA